One Fusobacterium ulcerans DNA segment encodes these proteins:
- the rpoD gene encoding RNA polymerase sigma factor RpoD encodes MREFIKNEKVLSLVRKAMENKFITYEEINEELKSDFPVEKIEQLITGMMEQGIEIVRQEDLEKEKKLAASLKKDKDKDKDKDEEPISKTQDKEEFPDEDEIDDLLEERTEDLDDFEHFNPEELEEINEDELVSDDLFNLSGDMKVDEPIKMYLREIGQIPLLSHDEELEYAKRALEGDDWASKQLIEANLRLVVSIAKKHTNRGLKLLDLIQEGNIGLMKAVEKFEYSKGYKFSTYATWWIRQAITRAIADQGRTIRIPVHMIETINKIKKEARIYLQETGKDATPEVLGERLGMEVDKVKAIQEMNQDPISLETPVGSEEDSELGDFVEDHKMLNPYELTNRSLLREQLNGVLNTLSSREERVLRYRYGLDDGSPKTLEEVGKIFKVTRERIRQIEVKALRKLRHPSRRKKLEDFKV; translated from the coding sequence ATGAGAGAGTTTATAAAAAATGAGAAGGTTCTTTCTTTAGTCAGAAAAGCGATGGAAAATAAGTTTATAACTTATGAAGAGATAAATGAGGAATTAAAAAGTGATTTTCCAGTAGAAAAAATTGAGCAGCTGATAACAGGAATGATGGAACAAGGGATCGAGATTGTAAGACAAGAAGATCTGGAAAAAGAAAAGAAACTTGCAGCATCTTTGAAAAAAGATAAAGATAAGGACAAAGATAAAGATGAAGAACCTATTTCAAAAACTCAAGATAAAGAGGAATTTCCTGATGAAGATGAAATAGATGACCTTTTAGAAGAGAGAACAGAAGATTTAGATGACTTTGAACATTTCAACCCAGAAGAATTGGAGGAAATAAATGAAGATGAACTTGTAAGTGATGATTTGTTTAATCTTTCAGGGGATATGAAAGTAGATGAACCTATTAAAATGTATCTTCGTGAAATAGGACAGATTCCACTTCTTAGTCATGATGAAGAATTAGAATATGCTAAGAGAGCATTAGAAGGAGACGACTGGGCAAGTAAACAGCTGATAGAGGCAAACCTTAGACTAGTTGTAAGTATAGCTAAAAAACATACTAATAGAGGTCTTAAACTTCTTGATCTGATTCAAGAGGGAAATATAGGGCTGATGAAAGCAGTTGAAAAATTTGAATACAGTAAAGGATATAAATTTTCTACATATGCTACTTGGTGGATAAGACAAGCTATAACAAGAGCTATTGCTGACCAGGGTAGAACAATAAGAATACCAGTACACATGATAGAAACTATCAACAAGATAAAAAAAGAAGCAAGAATTTATTTGCAAGAAACAGGTAAAGATGCTACTCCAGAAGTTTTAGGTGAAAGATTGGGAATGGAAGTAGACAAGGTAAAAGCTATTCAGGAAATGAACCAAGATCCGATATCTCTTGAAACTCCAGTAGGAAGTGAAGAAGATAGTGAATTAGGAGACTTTGTTGAAGATCATAAAATGCTTAATCCATACGAACTTACAAATAGATCTCTTCTTAGAGAGCAGCTTAATGGGGTATTAAATACTCTTAGCAGCAGAGAAGAAAGAGTATTGAGATATAGATATGGTCTAGATGATGGATCACCAAAAACTCTGGAAGAAGTAGGAAAAATATTTAAAGTAACAAGAGAGAGAATAAGACAGATAGAAGTCAAAGCCTTGAGAAAACTTAGACATCCAAGCAGAAGAAAAAAACTGGAAGACTTTAAAGTGTAA
- a CDS encoding sigma-70 family RNA polymerase sigma factor: MQVLSIKELEKDIITNLREEDDFREFLNENSNKELKFDNHYTGSKELEEMDEFAEETVIDYLEELSNMEVISDEDENNYLKDLREADKEKVIVKNLNEVASIAFNYVKNGIAYMDVVQEGTVGLIKAVDYFDPDRNGDFKNYSKYWIAREIVLYIENKVADIRNEFKNFFKNKKENFGKEHHHEHEEEMHHDEVYLKEEDLLPTVEAIEKREKMVEKRIDFFSLENRLSERQIEVLNYYFGFGKDKRYSIFEIEDVLKLESGQGENLFQSALLILSTVEGKMFL; the protein is encoded by the coding sequence ATGCAGGTATTAAGTATCAAAGAATTAGAAAAAGATATAATAACTAATTTAAGAGAAGAAGATGATTTTAGAGAATTTTTAAATGAAAATTCAAATAAAGAGTTAAAATTTGATAATCATTATACTGGATCAAAAGAACTTGAAGAAATGGATGAATTTGCAGAAGAAACTGTTATTGATTACTTAGAAGAACTTTCTAATATGGAAGTAATAAGTGATGAAGATGAGAATAATTATCTAAAAGATTTAAGAGAGGCTGATAAAGAAAAAGTAATAGTGAAAAATCTTAATGAAGTGGCATCTATAGCTTTTAATTATGTAAAGAATGGAATAGCGTATATGGATGTAGTGCAAGAGGGAACAGTAGGGCTTATAAAAGCTGTTGATTATTTTGATCCTGATAGAAATGGAGATTTTAAAAATTATTCAAAATATTGGATAGCTAGAGAAATAGTTCTGTATATTGAAAATAAAGTAGCAGATATTAGAAATGAATTTAAGAATTTTTTCAAAAATAAAAAAGAAAATTTTGGAAAAGAACATCATCATGAACATGAAGAAGAAATGCATCATGATGAAGTGTACTTGAAAGAAGAAGACCTTCTTCCTACTGTTGAAGCTATTGAAAAAAGAGAAAAAATGGTAGAAAAAAGAATAGACTTTTTCTCTTTGGAAAATAGATTGAGTGAAAGACAGATAGAAGTACTAAACTATTATTTTGGATTTGGAAAAGATAAAAGATATTCTATCTTTGAAATAGAAGATGTGTTAAAATTAGAGAGTGGACAGGGAGAAAATTTGTTTCAAAGTGCTCTTTTGATACTTTCAACAGTAGAAGGGAAGATGTTTTTATGA
- a CDS encoding Nif3-like dinuclear metal center hexameric protein, which produces MITKDIINFLEEKYPRSNAEEWDNVGLLVGNNKKDVKKIQLSIDATEKAVDYAAQNNVDMIVTHHPLIFKPLKSIVMSELSGRKIIKLIENGLNLYSIHTNLDSSKDGLNDYILELLEVKKYKIIDINANDETAGIGRMYTLEEKITILEYADFIKTKMKIKNVRVISNDLKSKVKKIALINGSGMSYWRKVKSLGADLFITGDIGYHDALDAKESGLHLIDIGHFESENCFSELLKKNLEEIGLEVLIFNDGPVFENY; this is translated from the coding sequence ATGATAACTAAAGATATAATCAACTTTCTGGAGGAAAAATATCCTAGAAGTAATGCAGAAGAATGGGATAATGTAGGTTTGCTAGTAGGAAATAATAAAAAAGATGTAAAAAAAATACAGTTGTCTATAGATGCTACAGAAAAAGCTGTAGATTATGCAGCTCAAAATAATGTGGATATGATAGTAACTCATCATCCTCTAATATTCAAGCCGTTAAAATCTATTGTAATGTCTGAACTTTCTGGGAGAAAAATTATTAAACTTATAGAAAATGGGCTAAATCTATATTCTATACATACTAATTTGGATTCCTCAAAAGATGGATTAAATGATTATATTCTTGAACTGTTGGAAGTAAAAAAATATAAGATAATAGACATAAATGCAAATGATGAAACAGCTGGAATAGGAAGGATGTATACACTGGAAGAAAAAATAACTATTTTGGAATATGCTGATTTTATTAAAACAAAAATGAAAATAAAAAATGTAAGAGTAATAAGTAATGATCTAAAGTCAAAAGTGAAAAAAATAGCTTTAATCAATGGTTCAGGAATGAGTTATTGGAGAAAAGTTAAATCTTTGGGAGCAGATCTTTTTATAACTGGAGATATAGGTTATCATGATGCTTTAGATGCTAAAGAAAGTGGACTGCATCTTATAGATATTGGACACTTTGAAAGTGAAAATTGTTTCTCAGAACTTTTAAAAAAGAATTTAGAGGAGATAGGATTGGAAGTGTTAATATTTAATGATGGTCCTGTTTTTGAAAATTATTAA